The Pirellulimonas nuda genome includes a region encoding these proteins:
- the rsmA gene encoding 16S rRNA (adenine(1518)-N(6)/adenine(1519)-N(6))-dimethyltransferase RsmA, translated as MSKLREIGVKPASRHGQNFLIDLNLVRLIVSSAELGPRDVVLEVGTGTGALTEMMAPQVGAVVTVEIDKHLYELASEELIDFDNVTMLQCDALKNKNRFNPLVMDAVGEALARVPNSQLKLVANLPYSVATPIISNLLLCEHTPHMMVATIQKELADRIVADPWSKDYGALSVWMQAQCATELVREMSPKVFWPQPKVTSAIIKCTVSPEHRDAIPDLRYFHQFTKSIFLHRRKFLRANLVAAMKRELTKEQVDEIIGRMGFADDARTEQIDVPTLLAFCEEVRKVAPDWKL; from the coding sequence ATGTCCAAGCTGCGCGAGATCGGCGTGAAGCCGGCGTCGCGGCACGGGCAGAACTTCCTGATCGACCTCAACCTGGTGCGCCTGATCGTTAGCTCGGCGGAGCTGGGCCCGCGGGACGTGGTGCTGGAGGTGGGCACCGGCACCGGGGCGCTCACCGAGATGATGGCGCCCCAGGTCGGCGCGGTGGTGACGGTCGAGATCGACAAGCACCTGTACGAGCTGGCCAGCGAAGAGCTGATCGACTTCGACAACGTCACGATGCTGCAGTGCGACGCGCTGAAGAACAAGAACCGCTTCAACCCGCTGGTGATGGACGCGGTCGGCGAGGCGCTCGCCCGCGTGCCGAACAGCCAACTCAAGCTGGTGGCGAACCTGCCGTACAGCGTCGCCACGCCGATCATTTCCAACCTGCTGCTGTGCGAGCACACGCCGCACATGATGGTGGCCACCATCCAGAAGGAGCTGGCCGACCGCATCGTCGCCGACCCTTGGAGCAAGGACTACGGCGCCCTGAGCGTGTGGATGCAGGCCCAGTGCGCCACCGAGCTGGTCCGCGAGATGAGCCCCAAGGTCTTCTGGCCTCAGCCCAAAGTAACGTCGGCCATCATCAAGTGCACGGTCTCCCCCGAGCACCGCGACGCGATCCCCGACCTGCGGTACTTCCACCAGTTCACCAAGAGCATCTTCTTGCACCGCCGCAAGTTCCTCCGCGCCAACCTGGTGGCGGCGATGAAGCGCGAGCTCACCAAAGAGCAGGTCGACGAGATCATCGGCCGCATGGGCTTCGCCGACGACGCCCGCACCGAGCAGATCGACGTGCCGACGCTGCTGGCCTTCTGCGAAGAGGTGCGGAAAGTGGCGCCCGACTGGAAGCTGTAG
- a CDS encoding riboflavin synthase has product MFTGLVQALAEVVAIVPEGPGVRLVIDCTALAARAQLGASIAINGCCLTVVEIDGDRLAFQAGSETLSRTNLGELAPGGRVNLEPSLRVGDEMGGHYVSGHIDAVGVVDERTDDADWSTFWFRVPPALTRQMASKGSAAVDGVSLTLVDVEPERFSVALIPHTLAATTLGGRRVGDRVNVETDLLAKYVARQLDDRG; this is encoded by the coding sequence ATGTTCACCGGACTCGTCCAAGCACTCGCCGAAGTCGTCGCCATCGTCCCCGAGGGGCCGGGCGTGCGTCTGGTGATCGACTGCACGGCGCTGGCCGCACGAGCGCAGCTCGGCGCGAGCATCGCCATCAACGGCTGCTGCCTGACGGTGGTAGAGATCGACGGCGACCGACTGGCGTTTCAGGCGGGGTCGGAAACCCTCTCGCGGACCAACCTGGGGGAGCTCGCGCCCGGCGGCCGGGTAAACCTAGAGCCCTCGCTGCGGGTGGGCGACGAGATGGGGGGGCACTACGTCTCGGGGCACATCGACGCGGTGGGCGTCGTGGACGAGCGAACCGACGACGCCGACTGGTCCACCTTCTGGTTCCGGGTCCCTCCCGCCCTGACCCGCCAGATGGCCAGCAAGGGCTCCGCGGCGGTCGACGGCGTCAGCCTGACGCTGGTGGATGTCGAGCCGGAGCGGTTCAGCGTGGCGCTAATCCCCCACACCCTGGCCGCAACCACGCTGGGGGGCCGGCGGGTGGGGGACCGGGTGAATGTGGAGACCGATTTATTGGCGAAGTATGTCGCGAGGCAGCTAGATGATAGAGGGTAG
- the zwf gene encoding glucose-6-phosphate dehydrogenase encodes MPTFVIFGASGDLTSRKLIPALYNLHRRGRLPEGTRVVGFSRTPYEHDAWRAELAESTQKFVGEKFDKGVWGEFAKNVYYHAGDIGQGEDFAGLDTFLKELEGDASRERVYYLSTAPRFYGPAVEQLGKNGMADQSSGARRVVIEKPFGTDLASANKLNEVVHQSFDESQVYRIDHYLGKETVQNLMVLRFANAIFEPIWNRNYIDHVQITVAEEVEIGSRAGYYDTAGIVRDMFQNHILQLLSITAMEAPVKYAADPVRDEKVKVLQAVRCLTPDDVKRDTVRGQYRGYTAEEGVEARSRTATFAAIKLSIDNWRWQGVPFYLRSGKAMSCRSSQIVIQFRQPPHMLFDTGPRSVNESNRLVVQVQPAEGIQMHFQTKVPDAGMRMRQTDLDFRFGREFKGSMPEAYERLLLDALEGDASLFARADEVEAAWSICDPILAAWAKYDRPTLYPYDPGLWGPEESTEWMQGHGREWFDTCPVLR; translated from the coding sequence ATGCCCACCTTCGTCATCTTCGGCGCCTCTGGCGACCTCACCAGCCGCAAACTGATCCCGGCGCTCTACAACCTGCACCGCCGCGGGCGGTTGCCGGAGGGTACGCGCGTGGTGGGGTTCTCACGCACGCCGTACGAGCACGACGCCTGGCGGGCGGAGCTGGCCGAAAGCACCCAGAAGTTTGTGGGCGAGAAGTTCGACAAGGGGGTGTGGGGTGAGTTCGCGAAGAACGTCTACTACCACGCCGGCGATATCGGTCAGGGAGAAGACTTTGCCGGGCTCGACACGTTCTTGAAAGAGCTAGAAGGGGACGCCAGCCGCGAGCGGGTCTATTACCTCTCCACCGCGCCGCGGTTCTACGGCCCCGCCGTTGAGCAGCTCGGCAAGAACGGCATGGCGGACCAATCCAGCGGCGCCCGGCGGGTGGTGATCGAGAAGCCGTTCGGCACCGATCTGGCTTCCGCGAACAAGCTCAACGAGGTCGTCCACCAGTCGTTCGACGAGAGCCAGGTCTACCGCATCGACCACTACCTGGGCAAAGAGACCGTGCAGAACCTGATGGTGCTGCGGTTCGCCAACGCCATCTTCGAGCCCATCTGGAACCGCAACTACATCGACCACGTGCAAATCACCGTCGCCGAGGAGGTCGAGATCGGCTCGCGGGCCGGCTACTACGACACGGCCGGCATCGTGCGAGACATGTTCCAGAACCACATCCTGCAACTGCTGTCGATCACCGCCATGGAGGCGCCGGTCAAATACGCGGCCGACCCCGTGCGCGACGAGAAGGTCAAGGTGTTGCAGGCGGTCCGCTGCCTCACGCCAGACGACGTGAAGCGCGACACCGTCCGCGGCCAGTACCGCGGCTACACGGCCGAAGAAGGGGTGGAGGCCCGCAGCCGCACCGCCACGTTCGCGGCCATCAAGCTGTCGATCGACAACTGGCGTTGGCAGGGGGTGCCGTTCTACCTGCGCAGCGGCAAGGCGATGAGCTGCCGCAGCTCGCAGATCGTCATCCAGTTCCGCCAGCCGCCGCACATGCTGTTCGACACGGGGCCGCGGAGCGTGAACGAATCGAACCGGCTGGTGGTGCAGGTGCAGCCGGCCGAGGGGATCCAGATGCACTTCCAGACCAAGGTGCCCGACGCGGGCATGAGGATGCGGCAGACCGACCTCGACTTCCGCTTCGGCCGCGAGTTCAAGGGCTCGATGCCCGAGGCGTACGAGCGTCTGCTGCTAGACGCCCTGGAGGGAGACGCCAGCCTGTTCGCGCGTGCCGACGAGGTCGAAGCCGCTTGGAGCATCTGCGACCCGATCCTCGCGGCCTGGGCCAAGTACGACCGCCCAACGCTCTACCCCTACGACCCCGGCTTGTGGGGGCCGGAAGAATCGACCGAGTGGATGCAGGGGCATGGGCGCGAGTGGTTCGATACGTGCCCGGTACTACGGTAG
- the gnd gene encoding decarboxylating NADP(+)-dependent phosphogluconate dehydrogenase: protein MAPEKQNDKQAELCDFGLIGLAVMGENLALNIESRGYSVAVYNRTTSVMENFMAGRAAGKKFIGCTSPKALVASLAKPRKIMMMVKAGAPVDAVIDEVTPLLDKGDILIDGGNSYYVDTERRTTELTEKGIHYIGAGVSGGEEGALKGPSIMPGGDKSAWPAVKPIFQAIAAKVGPNNDIPCCEWVGPRGAGHYVKMVHNGIEYGDMQLICEAYFLMTEALGLTNDELYDVFADWNTGELDSYLIEITRDIFSVKEGGDYLVDKVLDRAGAKGTGKWMSQLALDLGVPSTLVTEAVYARSLSALKEERVRASKLLKGPHGDHLNGKKYEGDKQAFITQIRDALYASKIVSYAQGFVQLRAAAAEHDWPLNYGDCAMLWRGGCIIRAVFLDRIKEAFDKDPKLDNLLLAPYFASAVDKAQDGWRHVVATSATLGIPVPAFATALAYYDGYRRARLPANLLQAQRDYFGAHTYERVDKPAGEMFHTEWLDLRKSPAV, encoded by the coding sequence GTGGCCCCAGAAAAGCAAAATGACAAACAAGCAGAACTGTGCGATTTCGGCCTGATCGGCCTGGCCGTGATGGGCGAGAACCTCGCCCTGAACATCGAGAGCCGCGGCTACAGCGTGGCGGTCTACAACCGCACCACCAGCGTGATGGAAAACTTCATGGCGGGCCGAGCGGCCGGCAAGAAGTTCATCGGCTGCACCTCGCCCAAAGCGCTGGTCGCCAGCCTCGCCAAGCCGCGCAAGATCATGATGATGGTCAAGGCCGGGGCCCCGGTCGACGCCGTAATCGACGAGGTCACGCCGCTGCTCGATAAGGGCGACATCCTCATCGACGGGGGCAACTCCTACTACGTCGACACCGAGCGCCGCACGACCGAGCTTACCGAAAAGGGGATCCACTACATCGGCGCCGGGGTGAGCGGCGGCGAAGAGGGCGCCCTCAAGGGCCCCAGCATCATGCCCGGCGGCGACAAGAGCGCCTGGCCCGCCGTGAAGCCCATCTTCCAGGCGATCGCCGCCAAGGTCGGCCCCAACAACGACATCCCCTGCTGCGAGTGGGTCGGCCCCCGCGGCGCCGGGCACTACGTCAAGATGGTGCACAACGGCATCGAGTACGGCGACATGCAGCTTATCTGCGAGGCCTACTTCTTGATGACCGAGGCGCTCGGCCTCACCAACGACGAGCTGTACGACGTGTTCGCCGACTGGAACACGGGCGAGCTGGACAGCTACCTGATCGAGATCACCCGCGACATTTTTAGCGTCAAAGAAGGGGGCGACTACCTCGTCGATAAGGTGCTCGACCGCGCCGGCGCCAAAGGCACGGGTAAGTGGATGAGCCAACTGGCGCTCGACCTGGGGGTCCCCAGCACGCTGGTCACCGAAGCGGTGTACGCCCGCAGCCTCAGCGCGCTCAAGGAAGAACGCGTCCGCGCCAGCAAGCTACTCAAGGGCCCGCACGGCGACCACCTGAACGGCAAGAAATACGAGGGAGACAAGCAGGCGTTCATCACGCAGATCCGCGACGCGCTGTACGCCTCAAAGATCGTCAGCTACGCCCAGGGCTTCGTGCAGCTCCGCGCCGCCGCCGCCGAGCACGACTGGCCGCTGAACTACGGCGACTGCGCCATGCTGTGGCGTGGCGGCTGCATCATCCGCGCGGTGTTCCTGGACCGCATCAAGGAAGCGTTCGACAAGGACCCGAAGCTCGACAACCTGCTGCTGGCCCCCTACTTCGCCTCGGCGGTCGACAAGGCCCAAGACGGCTGGCGCCACGTCGTGGCCACCTCCGCCACGCTAGGCATCCCGGTGCCGGCCTTCGCCACCGCGCTAGCCTACTACGACGGCTACCGCCGAGCCCGCCTGCCGGCCAACCTGCTGCAGGCCCAGCGCGACTACTTCGGCGCCCACACGTACGAGCGGGTGGATAAGCCGGCGGGCGAGATGTTTCATACGGAGTGGTTGGATTTGCGGAAGTCGCCCGCGGTGTGA
- a CDS encoding 2OG-Fe(II) oxygenase yields MSLLNLDAFRAAPLTTEPFPYMILPGFVRSDAVDALHRDYPRLALGGSFPLASVSGGPMFDQMAQELRGERVRAAFAEKFGVDLADRPTTLTVRGRCRKKDGKVHTDSRSKLITVLVYMNGPWEAPGGRLRLLKSNNINDVICEAPPEQGTLVAFRNDTNAWHGHLPFEGERRALQLNWVKDEAAVLKSERRHGWSAWLKRFRSARQAA; encoded by the coding sequence ATGTCGCTGCTCAATCTCGACGCCTTCCGCGCCGCCCCGCTCACCACCGAACCCTTCCCCTACATGATCCTGCCGGGCTTCGTCCGCAGCGACGCGGTGGACGCCCTGCACCGCGACTACCCCCGGCTGGCGCTCGGCGGCAGCTTCCCGCTGGCCTCGGTGAGCGGCGGGCCGATGTTCGACCAGATGGCCCAAGAGCTGCGCGGCGAACGGGTGCGGGCCGCGTTCGCCGAGAAATTCGGCGTCGACCTGGCCGACCGTCCGACCACGCTCACCGTCCGCGGCCGCTGCCGCAAGAAGGACGGCAAGGTGCACACCGACAGCCGCAGCAAGCTGATCACCGTGCTGGTGTACATGAACGGCCCGTGGGAGGCCCCCGGGGGCCGGCTGCGGCTGTTGAAGTCGAACAACATCAACGACGTGATCTGCGAAGCCCCCCCGGAACAGGGGACGCTGGTCGCATTCCGCAACGACACGAACGCCTGGCACGGCCACCTGCCGTTCGAGGGAGAACGCCGCGCCCTGCAGCTCAACTGGGTGAAAGACGAGGCGGCCGTGCTCAAGAGCGAGCGCCGCCACGGCTGGAGCGCGTGGCTGAAGCGTTTCCGCAGCGCGCGTCAAGCAGCGTAG
- the hisB gene encoding imidazoleglycerol-phosphate dehydratase HisB — translation MARKASIERTTRETSIRLELALDGSGAATIGTGVGFLDHMLELFAKHAAVDLKVEATGDLNVDAHHTTEDVGICLGQALRQALGDKAGIRRYGDCTLPMDETLVTAAIDLSGRDYLVWRAPFSAAKIGEFDTELVEDFWQAFASNAQCNLHVVLHHGRNNHHIAEAAFKACARALRMAVEPDGRLTGVPSTKGAL, via the coding sequence GTGGCTCGAAAAGCTTCCATCGAACGAACTACCCGCGAAACCAGCATCCGCTTAGAGCTAGCGCTCGACGGCTCGGGCGCCGCGACCATCGGCACCGGCGTGGGCTTCCTCGACCATATGCTTGAGCTGTTCGCCAAGCACGCCGCGGTCGACCTGAAGGTCGAGGCGACCGGCGACCTCAACGTAGACGCCCACCACACCACCGAGGACGTCGGCATCTGCCTCGGGCAGGCCCTGCGGCAGGCCCTCGGCGATAAGGCCGGCATCCGCCGCTACGGCGACTGCACGCTGCCGATGGACGAGACGCTGGTGACCGCCGCGATCGACCTCTCGGGCCGCGACTACCTGGTCTGGCGGGCGCCGTTTAGCGCCGCCAAGATCGGCGAGTTCGACACGGAGCTGGTCGAGGACTTCTGGCAGGCGTTCGCCTCGAACGCGCAGTGCAACCTGCACGTCGTGCTGCACCACGGCCGCAACAACCACCACATCGCCGAGGCCGCCTTCAAGGCGTGCGCCCGGGCGCTGCGGATGGCGGTCGAGCCCGACGGCCGGCTCACCGGCGTCCCGAGCACCAAGGGCGCGCTCTAA
- a CDS encoding 6-phosphofructokinase, producing MPNSLSRPRRYEHNFRRVAILFAGGPAPGANAVISSAAVSFMRNDIEVVGIKHGYSSLIDFQEGKPLEEGRDYVVFNHGMLSRARNSAGIMIGTARANPGKNVSHPSHLNEPERVAALQAVYDGLRSLGVDALVSIGGDDTLKTANKFKMFQDRLPVGAHRIPVVHLPKTIDNDYRGIDFTFGYFTAVDFLAREVRNLMADAEANRSYFVAESMGRSAGWLAYGVAIAGEASLVISVEDIRGKFEMQEEYTDAATGETRTRRVMNLDEVIRRIVLTMTTREREGREHGVIVVAEGLAELLPYKYVEGVARDDHGHINISQINLHELFARLIGESYAKTTGKKKKLTPLQIGYEARCAPPHAFDVMLGSQLGVGAYRALVENRLNGVMVSVEGQLKLIYVPFEELVDPETLVTVVRYIEPDSDFQKLTRFLETYVNEEESTS from the coding sequence ATGCCCAACAGCCTGAGCCGCCCCCGTCGTTACGAGCACAACTTCCGCCGTGTCGCCATCCTGTTCGCCGGCGGCCCCGCGCCGGGCGCCAACGCGGTGATCTCCTCGGCCGCGGTGTCGTTCATGCGGAACGACATCGAGGTGGTCGGCATCAAGCACGGCTACTCGTCGCTCATTGACTTTCAAGAGGGCAAGCCGCTGGAAGAGGGCCGCGACTACGTGGTGTTCAACCACGGCATGCTGAGCCGGGCCCGCAACTCCGCGGGCATCATGATCGGCACCGCCCGGGCCAACCCCGGCAAGAACGTCTCCCACCCCTCGCACCTGAACGAGCCGGAGCGCGTGGCCGCGCTGCAGGCGGTGTACGACGGGCTGCGTTCGCTGGGGGTCGATGCGCTGGTGTCCATCGGCGGCGACGACACGCTCAAGACCGCCAACAAGTTCAAGATGTTCCAGGACCGCCTGCCCGTGGGCGCCCACCGCATCCCGGTGGTGCACCTGCCCAAGACGATCGACAACGACTACCGCGGCATCGACTTCACCTTCGGCTACTTCACGGCCGTCGACTTCCTCGCCCGCGAGGTCCGCAACCTGATGGCCGACGCGGAGGCCAACCGCAGCTACTTTGTCGCCGAGAGCATGGGCCGCAGCGCCGGCTGGCTGGCGTACGGCGTGGCCATCGCAGGCGAGGCGAGCCTGGTGATCAGCGTTGAGGACATCCGCGGCAAGTTCGAGATGCAGGAAGAGTACACCGACGCCGCGACGGGCGAGACCCGCACCCGGCGCGTGATGAACCTCGACGAGGTGATCCGCCGGATCGTGCTGACGATGACCACCCGCGAACGCGAGGGCCGCGAGCACGGCGTGATCGTGGTGGCCGAGGGGCTCGCGGAGCTGCTCCCCTACAAGTACGTCGAGGGGGTGGCCCGCGACGACCACGGGCACATCAACATCTCGCAGATCAACCTGCACGAGCTGTTCGCGCGATTGATCGGCGAGAGCTACGCCAAGACCACAGGTAAGAAGAAGAAGCTCACCCCGCTGCAGATCGGCTACGAGGCCCGCTGCGCGCCGCCGCACGCGTTCGACGTGATGCTCGGCAGCCAGCTCGGCGTAGGCGCCTACCGCGCGCTGGTGGAGAACAGGCTGAACGGGGTGATGGTGTCGGTGGAAGGTCAGCTCAAGCTGATCTATGTGCCGTTCGAAGAGCTGGTCGACCCCGAAACACTGGTGACCGTGGTCCGCTACATCGAGCCCGACAGCGACTTCCAGAAGCTCACCCGCTTCTTGGAGACTTATGTGAACGAAGAGGAATCAACGTCGTAA
- a CDS encoding inorganic pyrophosphatase, with the protein MSFPQPFFRWRPHPWHGLDVGPDPPNIVQAYIELTPFDRVKYELDKKTGYLRVDRPNRTSSFPPTLYGFVPKTFCGKRVQALMPESRSGDGDPLDICVISERPINNSEILLKARVVGGLPMLDDGEADDKIIAVLESDAMWNSVSDVSELPKVLVDRLRHYFSTYKALTPEEAVEVKIDHAYGRDRAHEVIRAAMADYEEEFGE; encoded by the coding sequence ATGAGTTTCCCGCAGCCGTTTTTCCGCTGGCGCCCGCACCCCTGGCACGGTTTGGACGTCGGCCCCGACCCGCCGAACATCGTGCAGGCCTACATCGAGCTCACGCCGTTCGACCGCGTGAAGTACGAGCTCGACAAGAAGACCGGCTACCTGCGTGTCGACCGGCCCAACCGCACGTCGAGTTTCCCGCCGACGCTGTACGGGTTCGTCCCCAAGACGTTCTGCGGCAAGCGTGTGCAGGCCCTCATGCCCGAGAGCCGCTCGGGCGACGGCGACCCGTTAGACATCTGCGTGATTAGCGAGCGGCCGATCAACAACTCAGAGATCCTGCTCAAGGCCCGCGTGGTGGGGGGTTTGCCGATGCTGGACGACGGCGAGGCGGACGACAAGATCATCGCGGTGCTCGAGAGCGACGCGATGTGGAATTCGGTGAGCGACGTCTCCGAGCTCCCCAAGGTGCTGGTCGACCGGCTGCGGCACTACTTCAGCACCTACAAGGCGCTGACGCCCGAGGAAGCGGTCGAGGTGAAGATCGACCACGCCTACGGCCGCGACCGGGCCCACGAGGTGATCCGCGCCGCGATGGCGGACTATGAGGAAGAATTCGGCGAGTGA